In Scleropages formosus chromosome 18, fSclFor1.1, whole genome shotgun sequence, one DNA window encodes the following:
- the gja9a gene encoding gap junction alpha-9 protein: MGDWNFLGGILEEVHIHSTMVGKIWLTILFIFRMLVLGVAAEDVWNDEQSDFICNTEQPGCRNVCYDRAFPISLIRYWVLQVIFVSSPSLVYMGHALYRLRTLEKERQRKKAQLRRELEAVEAELAEARRRLERELRQLDQRKLNKAPLRGSLLRTYVAHIVTRSAVEVGFMAGQYLLYGFQLDPLFKCKREPCPNVVDCFVSRPTEKSIFMVFMQCIAAVSLFLNILEVMHLGYKRLKKGILDYYPHLKDELDDYYISKSKKNSVVPQTCLGPSMGQKTATPTAPSGYTLLQQVEGPHYPPLINPSSAFVPIQGDPGCKATAECAKEAKEDPSSPTEHNSNSNNTSSESRSPPTDSTTPPRQEELGELEEPTNLSPCAKEHESLSHMYPTLPVDSFHASSCPTLLAGGGRKPRRVGAPWHCSTVEEGTGSDVDARSGELGSAAARFPGSRPRATSKSDRRRLSRPETPDSIEESNSEHRHSPAMLSPTRRMSLTSNASSRHAVGDLQI; encoded by the coding sequence ATGGGAGACTGGAACTTTCTAGGTGGAATTTTGGAGGAGGTGCACATCCACTCCACCATGGTGGGTAAGATCTGGCTGACCATCCTGTTCATCTTCCGCATGCTGGTGCTAGGCGTGGCGGCAGAGGACGTGTGGAACGACGAACAGTCCGACTTCATCTGCAACACAGAGCAGCCAGGCTGCCGCAACGTCTGCTATGACCGCGCCTTCCCCATCTCGCTCATTCGCTACTGGGTGCTGCAGGTCATCTTTGTGTCCTCTCCCTCGCTGGTCTACATGGGCCATGCCCTGTACCGCTTGCGCACGCTGGAGAAGGAGCGCCAGCGCAAGAAGGCGCAGCTTCGGCGTGAACTGGAGGCGGTGGAGGCGGAGCTGGCGGAGGCGCGGCGGCGGTTGGAGCGTGAGCTGCGGCAGCTGGACCAGAGGAAGCTGAACAAGGCACCGCTGCGTGGCTCGCTCCTGCGCACCTATGTGGCGCACATCGTCACCCGCTCTGCTGTGGAAGTGGGCTTCATGGCCGGCCAGTACCTGCTCTATGGCTTCCAGCTGGACCCTCTCTTCAAGTGCAAGCGTGAACCCTGCCCCAACGTGGTGGACTGCTTTGTCTCCCGGCCCACGGAGAAATCCATTTTCATGGTATTCATGCAGTGCATTGCCGCAGTCTCGCTTTTCCTCAACATCTTGGAGGTCATGCACCTCGGATACAAGAGACTCAAGAAGGGCATCCTGGACTACTACCCCCATCTGAAAGATGAGCTCGATGACTACTATATCAGCAAGTCAAAGAAGAACTCAGTGGTGCCACAGACATGTTTAGGCCCTTCCATGGGCCAGAAGACGGCCACTCCCACTGCACCCAGTGGATACACCCTACTGCAGCAGGTAGAAGGCCCCCACTACCCTCCGCTCATCAACCCGTCCTCGGCTTTTGTTCCCATCCAGGGCGACCCAGGGTGCAAGGCGACAGCAGAATGTGCAAAAGAAGCCAAGGAGGACCCCTCGAGTCCCACAGAACACAACAGCAACTCCAACAACACCAGCAGTGAGAGCCGCTCACCACCCACAGATTCCACCACCCCTCCAAGACAAGAGGAGctaggggaactggaggagccCACCAACCTCTCACCATGCGCCAAAGAACATGAGTCCTTGAGCCACATGTACCCTACGCTGCCAGTGGACTCATTTCATGCCTCCTCCTGCCCTACGCTGCTAGCGGGTGGGGGGAGGAAGCCGCGACGTGTCGGAGCACCCTGGCACTGCTCCACGGTGGAAGAAGGCACCGGATCTGATGTTGACGCCCGCAGTGGTGAGCTTGGCAGCGCAGCAGCACGTTTCCCTGGCAGCCGCCCCAGAGCCACCTCCAAGTCGGACCGCAGGCGGCTCAGCCGACCCGAGACACCAGATTCAATCGAGGAGTCCAACTCCGAACATAGGCACAGCCCGGCAATGCTTTCACCCACCCGCAGAATGTCCCTGACCAGTAACGCAAGCAGCAGGCATGCCGTTGGTGACCTGCAAATATAA
- the mycbp gene encoding C-Myc-binding protein, with amino-acid sequence MAHYRASESKREQFRRYLEKAGVLDSLTNVLVALYEETDKPNNPLEFLRHHLGAAGPEATDTELLRQEVAELRQKCDRLMEENKELRNKLLHYEPAQGDGAPE; translated from the exons ATGGCACATTACAGA GCTTCAGAGTCCAAGCGTGAACAGTTTCGAAGATACCTGGAGAAGGCCGGGGTTCTTGACAGCCTCACCAACG TTTTGGTCGCGCTTTACGAAGAGACGGATAAGCCCAACAATCCTTTGGA ATTCCTCAGGCATCACCTAGGTGCAGCTGGCCCAGAAGCGACAGACACAGAGCTGCTGCGCCAAGAGGTGGCTGAGCTGCGGCAGAAGTGCGACCGGCTGATGGAAGAGAACAAAGAGCTTAGGAACAAG cttttgCATTATGAACCTGCACAAGGAGATGGAGCACCTGAATAA
- the rhbdl2 gene encoding rhomboid-related protein 2, giving the protein MEGREIEETDAFPVERDEEAPEPEDEEQEDDETGGPVGCCEKFQHSISRWMLPAHKRDTYLERANCCPPPIFIILISIGELAVFIYYAVWKPQKQWVTLGEGIWNSPLAYKPDKRKEAWRFVSYMFLHAGVQHIMGNLLMQLLLGIPLELVHKGFEVGMVYMSGVLAGSLASSIFDPLNALVGASGGVYALFGGYFMNAVVNFREMIPLLGVFRILAIVLIVGSDMGFALYRRFISHEVGYKVSFVAHIAGGVAGMTVGYVFFSNYNEKLLKDPRFWLCIVGYIVFVLFAVLFNIFLSPA; this is encoded by the exons ATGGAAGGTCGGGAAATCGAGGAGACGGATGCCTTTCCGGTGGAGCGGGATGAGGAAGCACCGGAGCCCGAGGATGAGGAGCAGGAAGATGATGAGACTGGAGGACCAGTGGGCTGCTGCGAGAAGTTCCAGCACTCCATCTCCAGATGGATGCTACCAGCACACAAGCGTGATACCTACCTGGAACGTGCCAACTGCTGCCCTCCTCCAatcttcatcatcctcatcagcATAGGAGAG TTGGCAGTGTTCATCTATTATGCCGTGTGGAAGCCTCAGAAGCAGTGGGTGACGTTGGGTGAAGGCATCTGGAACAGCCCCCTTGCCTATAAGCCCGACAAGCGGAAGGAGGCCTGGCGCTTCGTCTCCTACATGTTCCTCCATGCTGG GGTGCAGCACATCATGGGCAACCTGCTGATGCAGTTGCTGCTTGGCATTCCCCTGGAACTGGTTCACAAGGGCTTCGAAGTGGGCATGGTCTACATGTCTGGGGTCTTGGCAG GGTCTCTGGCGAGCTCCATCTTTGACCCCTTGAATGCCCTTGTTGGGGCCTCTGGGGGGGTGTACGCTCTATTTGGGGGCTATTTCATGAATGCTGTAGTG AATTTTCGGGAGATGATCCCCCTTTTGGGAGTGTTTCGGATCCTGGCAATTGTGCTCATTG TGGGGTCGGATATGGGCTTCGCTCTCTACAGAAGGTTCATTAGTCACGAAGTGGGTTATAAG GTTTCCTTTGTGGCCCACATTGCAGGTGGAGTGGCTGGTATGACTGTTGGTTACGTGTTCTTCAGCAACTACAACGAGAAGCTTCTCAAGGATCCACGGTTCTGGTTGTGTATCGTGGGCTATATAGTTTTCGTCCTCTTTGCTGTGCTCTTCAACATCTTTCTGTCCCCAGCGTAA